The DNA window CTCCCGTTCATTGCTGCTTCATTCGTCTTCCCGACGAAAATTTGAAGGTTatcaggaggaagaggaaagcCTCCGGTTTGGACTCTTTCTCATCAATTCTGAAGGTTTCCAATTTTTCGCAACCAAATTCAAAACTTGTGAGcgtaaaattgaaaaaaggGGGAAGCTTCCGATTGCAGCGTCATGGTGGGCTACTAGATATTGGATAGAGTCTGGAAAAACTGGATGGGATTGTCAGATTTCACACGTATACTGTTCTTATTCCAAGCTTTTTCCACCGCGTCCCTGATTTTGTACTTTTGCAACCCCCATAAATTTCCAGTCTGGATTATCTGGAAGAAGACGAGGGACGCggtgagaaaaagaaaaaaaatgtgcagaCTTTGGAGGATAAAATTACTTCATAATAGTACCAACGCCGGCagctgtaaaaaaaactataaagatTCTTTCCATTGCCGCCATGGCAAGATTCGTTTTGCATGATCCGTACTTGCTGATCGGAATGGCCGCGCGATTGATGCGCAGAAAGAAAATGAGGAATTCCTCGGTTTTTTCACCCGAGGACTTTGGCAATAATTAGATGCTTTTACCGAGGGAGGGGGCCCTTTGGCCATGTGGCACGCCAATGACGCGTCCGGGCCAATAGTCCGCCTCCACGTCAGCCAAGCTGCTTTTTGACAAATTCCTTGTGCTGGCCGCTTTGActtttactactactactcctcCACCTCATCCTTGGTGGTGAATCAATCAAACACAAGAGAAACGCCGGCcctgatttttattttccgtttactactagtagtagttacttttattatttataaggtatttatttttcttctcaagGAAGTACTACTATACGCCACCATGTATTTATACAGTAGCCAATGCTAGTTGCTTcagaataaagaaaaagaaaattcaccCGTCACATGCGGGGTCACATGGCGGGGgtgggtgggccccacccgtcatcATGCACCGCATACATATGGAGCCCGCTCCTGCCGTCACTTTGAAAATAtaatctctctcctctctcctctctctctcctgcaGCCTTTTTGATTTACACCTCACACACgcagatagatagatagattgcCGTTCTAGTAGTAGCGGCAGTAGATTAGAAACGCCTCGTCACCTATCCATTTCTGGCTGGTAGTGGGGTGGTGTTTTTGTGTAGCCATTTATACGAATTTCATCGAATCATATCTTTGGAAttaattgatattttgttttctcgaATAGGTGAATAAATCCGTGTTGCCTTAATTCGCTTCCTTATTAGTGCGGATACTGCCCGTTTAAATGCATGCATATCCAAAAATGATCTTAGCATTGGCATTATTTGACACGCGTTTCGTCTCTGTATTTATAGGCTGCGTCGTTGCGCAGATTGTGACTCGGTAGGCGGCAATGGCGGGCGTTGGATTCGTGGAGGAGATGCTGCGGGAGCAGAGCCTCCTGGAGGCGACGTGCGGCGACCTGTTCGACCACATCGAGGACCTGCTCGACTTCCCCAAGGAGGAGTCGGCGGCCGACGTGCTCCTGCTCGACGCGCCGGCGCCCGGCAGCCCGCTGACGTCGCGCATCATCGACGTCGGCGGCCGtggcgccgtggcggcggcgcccccgccGTCGGGGCAGATGATGGCGCTGCCTCCCCCGCCGGCCCCCGCCAAGGACGACGCCGCGGGGCTGTTCGACGCCGTGGCGTTCGACCGCAAGGACGCGCACATTGGCTCGGTACGtccccccctccctccgccgcctgaATAATCCGGTGAACTGacatcgccggcgtcgccgtcgccgccgcgtcggtgGTGCGTCCCAAGTTCAAGTTCAAAACAGCTAGGCGCCAATTAGTCCGgctccgctccgctccacGCCACGTCGCCACGCGGCGCGCGTCGTGTGCGAATGGTTGGGGGTGGTTGGGTCATGGGTGGTGGATGCCCGTGTCGGtggacggcgtcggcgtctgCAAACGCAACCGTGATCAAAATTACGGcagtttttttccttctttttttgcttCGGTTTGGTTGGATTTTTACGGTGTTGGTGGCCCATCCAGCCATGTTACGTGGTGGTGCAAAATCCACTGGTAAACCCTACCCGGGGCCCCCATTCCGATCGGTTGTTAGCTAGCCTACCCAACACAACAAACGTGGTACAACCAGTCCTTGCAGTAACCCTTTTTCTCCGCTTTAAGCAACCGAAATTAAACCTGGGTCCCGTCCTCCAACCGCTAATCATGCTTGAGTTTGATTCACAGCAGTAGTGTAGTGTAGTGGATGGAAGAAATTATGATGTCATAATAGTGGTGGTACTACTGAACAGCGAGTAATATCACGACAAAATTAGCGGCGCGGCTGTTCTGACGTGGCAATGGGGTTTGTTGCTTTGCAGTGTGATGACCTGGACATGGACATGGCGCAGCTGGAGTGGCTGTCGGATCTGTTCGACGATGGAACCATCCCGCACGAGCCGAGCTTCCCCGGGGCCAACTGCGCGGCGCCGATCAAGGCGTCCGCGCTGGCGGCCAACGCCGGCGTCGTGCTGCCGGACAAGATGGAGGAGGCGCTGTTCCGTAGCTCCAGCCCCATCTCGGTGCTGGAGCACAGCGGGTTCAATGCTGCCCCCAATGgggggtcgtcgtcgtcgtcttcgtcgtcggcgtcctcgtcgtcggagtCGTTCTCGGGCAATGGCCACGCGTGGTCTGCCCCCGTCTCGCCGCGCCCGGAGCCGCCTGTGCTCATCATCCCGGCGCGGGCACGCAGCAAGCGGTCCCGCCCGTCCGCGTTCCCGGCCGTTCGCACCTCGCCGGCTGAGACGGAGACCACCATCCTCGTGCCGACGCCGATGTACTCGTCCACCTCGTCGCACTCGGATCCCGAGAGCATTGCCGAGTCCAGCCCGCACCCGCCGccgatgaagaagaagaagaaggccaagAAGCCGGCCGCCCCCGCCACctccgacgccgacggcgaggccgatgCCGACGGGGACGCCGACTACGAGgaaggcggcgcgcgcgcgctcccgccggGCACCGTGCGGCGGTGCACGCACTGCCAGATCGAGAAGACGCCGCAGTGGCGCGCGGGTCCCCTCGGCCCCAAGACGCTCTGCAACGCCTGCGGCGTGCGCTACAAGTCCGGCCGCCTCTTCCCGGAGTACCGCCCGGCGGCCAGCCCCACCTTCGTGCCGTCCATCCATTCCAACTCCCACAAGAAGGTGGTCGAGATGCGCCAGAAGGCTACACGGAGCGCCGACGCGTCCTGCGACCTCCTGCAGTACATCCGCCGCCGGGACTAAtatcccggcggcggcggcggcgctgaccGCCGGACGGTTGGTCCGTCTCGTCCCCCTtagctatatatgtatacatgttagtatgtatgcatgcatgccttgcTTCAGTCGTcagtcgtcgtcttcctcatcatcaacatcaccatggAGATGGACAGCAGTGTGATCAACAGCATTGCCCTCCTGCAGCCATCCATCACCGCCCGCTCTGCATTGGTTTCCATcagcatcatcatcaataTGATCCATCGTCGGTCATACTGGGGGTGTCAGCATCATCAGTTCATCGTCGGTCATCCTGGCGTTAGTTCACTAGGGCTTTTCTTGGggtttatttttcctttttgtctaTTGATTAATTGGTTCCCCTTaaaaatgagtttttttttttggtttgtatAGAGGTGGGTGAGAGGAGGGCAGGAGAAATAGATGAATCACAGTGGTTGTTGCATTGCAGATTTGCAGTTGCTTGCAAAATTAGGTAGGTGAGAAGGAGAGCTAAACCAGCAGCAGAGGGAGACAGATTTAGGGAGGAAACTTTGCAGCTAGTCAGTCAATTAggagaaagaaattaaaatgagAGGTGTTTCTTCAGGGGAGTGATGAGGAGGTGGAGTTTGTTGGTTTGCTAATTAGAAGTTTCTTGCTGTCTCAGGGAAGGAGTAGTAGCTACCAATCAGGGGGACATCCATCATAGTTTATATTGGAGCTTGATGTACTGAACTCCGAAAAATTCTTTTTGCAGTTCATCTATGTCTAGGGATTGATAAGTGTTATTTGGTTTCTATACTAGCAATTACTTTGTagcaattaattatatatctcTATATGCCTTTTTGTTTCTGCTGCCTTGGTGTTGCCTCTGTGCAAGTTGTGATTCAATATTCCTTATGCTCTGGACTTGTTTTTAGTTGTGATCTGCCTACCTCTGGTATAACTATGCGCAACTACTGAACACTGACAAGTTGAACAAACTCACAATTTGCGGCTTCTACTGGGCAGTTGGACAGCCTAAGAATGTGCTGGACCAGTGGCAACTTGAACATTGCTGCTCTGTTCTGTCATGCAGAAATATGAATAGCAAATCTACTGCAATCCCGGATCCGTacaatgatataaaaacaaaaaaaacttaattcaACCTAACCATAtgaaaacggaggtagtatcatACTACTGGTTTCCACCCTGTATTATCTCTATTCCAAAAAATACTTCATTTTTTGACCATCTCATACACAATACAGATctttaaaaagacaaacgacCTTCACACTAATACTTCAATGCATCTGTTACCTtccttatcaaattttaatccATTCATATCCTCATTTTAGCAAACTGCtatgtatttgttttctaCTTTATCAAACTCCAATGCATGATTGCTCTAAAGTTGAAGTCTTTGAGGAACGGAGACTGAACATTTAAATGTTCATCTTTCTAGTGATTTTGTGAGAGGACTCAACTGGTTGAGAAGGAAGTACAGTAGATTTGGGAGGACCGGAGGAGCCGTGATAATAAAATTTGGGCCTCTTTAGTATTGGGCTGCTAGTGATAATAAAATTTGGGCCTCCCAGGTCCAATAAAATGTAGCACAATGTCGTCAGCCCTTCACAAATGACAAACATCATGTGTAGCAGCACTCTGCAAGTCTGCATTGCTCTCCTGAGACTAAAAACAGAGGCGTTCTGTTTCTTTCTCCCATTTACTACCATTCCATCTCGAACCAGAATTCTCCTTGGATGAAAAATCAAGATCGGCTGCTAGCAGGGTTAGTCGATCAGAAGCATGCTCCTCCTGTTAACTGTTCTTTGTCAATCTGAAGATTGCTGGCATGCACTAAATTTACAAGCAAATACTAATGGATGAACTGTAGCTTGGACAGTGAAATGAGCCTGTAAAACAGAAGGGGGAATTGAAGACTGTACAGCTAGAATAGTTCTTATTAATTGAGGTAGTAATGCTTCATGAATCTGTTGTGAAAATCAAGAACAATTACAAAGAGAAGCCACTTTTGGCAACATCTTTACAGACCATTGCACCACAGTGCAAAAACGAGCTGCAATTCCCTTCGGTTTCACTGCTAAATGGTAGTACAAAGAAACCGAAAGAACGAGTTCTCCGACACAACAAAATCACAACTAAATACAGTGTAAATATGATGAGCAAAAGAATAACATCGAATGATAAAACAGCATATGGATGAGATCGTTGAGCGTGCATGCATCGAGAAGCAGTccaatgcaatgcaatataTGCAGTAGCGACGTGATTTGATCAGAAGTTGGTGCAGTTCTTGGGGAGGCCGGTGACgtggtcgacggcgacgagctgcGTGGCGGCGCAGCCGATGACGTCCTGCCGGA is part of the Oryza brachyantha chromosome 2, ObraRS2, whole genome shotgun sequence genome and encodes:
- the LOC102711784 gene encoding GATA transcription factor 11-like, whose translation is MAGVGFVEEMLREQSLLEATCGDLFDHIEDLLDFPKEESAADVLLLDAPAPGSPLTSRIIDVGGRGAVAAAPPPSGQMMALPPPPAPAKDDAAGLFDAVAFDRKDAHIGSCDDLDMDMAQLEWLSDLFDDGTIPHEPSFPGANCAAPIKASALAANAGVVLPDKMEEALFRSSSPISVLEHSGFNAAPNGGSSSSSSSSASSSSESFSGNGHAWSAPVSPRPEPPVLIIPARARSKRSRPSAFPAVRTSPAETETTILVPTPMYSSTSSHSDPESIAESSPHPPPMKKKKKAKKPAAPATSDADGEADADGDADYEEGGARALPPGTVRRCTHCQIEKTPQWRAGPLGPKTLCNACGVRYKSGRLFPEYRPAASPTFVPSIHSNSHKKVVEMRQKATRSADASCDLLQYIRRRD